One window from the genome of Amaranthus tricolor cultivar Red isolate AtriRed21 chromosome 9, ASM2621246v1, whole genome shotgun sequence encodes:
- the LOC130823922 gene encoding chaperone protein dnaJ 11, chloroplastic codes for MLSFSLYSPSLPSFKPKPPKPLTGKVYLSSSPIFSTFRRPYAVSATASPETSVSSLYEVLGISIEATNEEIKIAYRKLARSCHPDITGDADEFMRVNAAYSILSDPDKRADYDRKLYPIVRRKERRFPGLSASPTSSFCQFPRRNWETDQCW; via the coding sequence ATGCTCTCATTTTCTCTCTATTCTCCTTCTCTCCCTTCTTTCAAACCAAAACCTCCGAAACCTCTCACCGGTAAAGTCTATCTCTCCTCATCGCCGATCTTTTCAACTTTCCGAAGACCTTACGCCGTCTCCGCCACTGCATCACCAGAAACTTCTGTATCTTCGCTTTACGAAGTCCTCGGAATCTCGATCGAAGCCACAAACGAAGAGATCAAGATCGCGTACAGGAAACTAGCTCGATCTTGCCATCCTGACATCACTGGTGACGCCGACGAATTCATGAGAGTCAACGCTGCTTATTCTATTCTCTCTGATCCTGATAAACGCGCTGATTATGATAGGAAATTGTATCCGATTGTAAGAAGGAAGGAAAGACGGTTTCCTGGTTTGTCGGCTTCTCCGACGTCGTCGTTCTGTCAGTTTCCGCGCCGGAATTGGGAGACCGATCAATGCTGGTGA
- the LOC130823173 gene encoding uncharacterized protein LOC130823173: MGDLVKQILTRPIQLADQIIKAADEASSFKQECLELKAKTSKLSDLLRQAARSSSDLYERPTRRIIDDTEHVLQKALSVAQKCRANGLLKKAFTIIQAATFRKMFAQLENSIGDVSWLLRVSGGTGDDDGIGGYLGLPPIAANEPILCLIWEQISFLIFRSVDKRAEAAASLVSLVRDSDRNGKLIIEEGGVGPLLKLLQEGKTVEGQENAAHAIGLLGHDPESVEQMIHAGVCSVFAKILKDGPMKVQAMVAWAVSELARHYPKCQGIFFQHNAVRLLVGHLAFETIQEHSKYVIVSTKSTSGASSIHNAAVVAMAAANANPSSANDEKSRISHPLGKRSESPSRWNNVLNSAQAQAKAMVNPNVGGALPNGNGNGSNHAHNHSHNHSISTIAGSKMREREMEDPGTKASMKAMAARAIWYLAKGNSGICKSICESRALLCFSVLLEKGTPEIRYNSAMAVMEITAVAERDADLRRSAFKPSSPACKSVVDQLLRVIEQGDSELLIPCIRAIGNLARIFRATETRMIGPLVQLLDEREPEVEREAVLALTKFAGKNYLQVDHSKAILAAGGVKHLIQLVYFGEQQIVQIPALELLSYIALHVPDSEELARNDVLKVVEWASKQAHMVQDETREKLVLEAKEKLEPYHDKRTR, encoded by the coding sequence ATGGGGGATTTGGTGAAACAGATCTTGACAAGACCAATTCAATTAGCTGATCAGATTATCAAAGCTGCTGACGAAGCTTCTTCGTTCAAGCAAGAGTGTTTAGAGCTTAAAGCAAAGACTTCTAAGCTTTCGGACCTGCTCCGTCAAGCTGCTCGATCAAGTTCGGACCTATATGAACGACCCACCCGTCGGATCATTGATGACACAGAACACGTTCTTCAAAAAGCTTTGTCTGTAGCCCAAAAATGCCGGGCTAACGGACTTCTTAAAAAGGCATTTACCATCATTCAAGCTGCTACTTTTAGGAAGATGTTCGCCCAATTGGAGAATTCCATTGGAGATGTTTCTTGGCTTCTTCGGGTCTCGGGAGGTACCGGGGATGATGATGGGATCGGGGGATACCTTGGGCTTCCTCCGATCGCAGCCAATGAGCCTATTCTTTGTCTGATTTGGGAACAAATCTCATTTCTTATATTTAGGTCAGTGGATAAACGGGCCGAAGCCGCTGCTTCATTGGTGTCGCTGGTCCGAGACAGTGACCGTAACGGGAAGCTCATCATCGAAGAAGGCGGCGTAGGCCCGTTACTTAAGCTATTGCAAGAAGGTAAAACGGTTGAAGGTCAAGAGAATGCAGCCCATGCAATCGGGTTGTTGGGCCATGACCCGGAGAGTGTGGAACAAATGATTCATGCTGGGGTTTGTTCTGTATTTGCTAAGATCCTTAAAGACGGGCCAATGAAGGTCCAAGCCATGGTGGCTTGGGCTGTCTCAGAATTGGCCCGTCATTACCCGAAATGTCAAGGTATATTCTTTCAGCATAATGCTGTACGTTTGTTAGTTGGGCATTTAGCTTTTGAGACAATTCAAGAGCATAGTAAGTATGTGATTGTTTCAACAAAATCTACTTCGGGTGCTTCGAGCATCCACAATGCTGCGGTTGTTGCGATGGCTGCTGCCAACGCAAACCCGAGCAGTGCCAATGACGAGAAGTCTCGAATTTCTCATCCATTGGGGAAAAGGAGTGAAAGTCCAAGTAGATGGAATAATGTGCTTAATAGTGCTCAAGCACAAGCTAAGGCTATGGTGAATCCTAATGTTGGTGGAGCTTTACCTAATGGCAATGGAAATGGTAGTAATCATGctcataatcatagtcataatcaTAGTATAAGTACGATTGCAGGGAGCAAAATGAGGGAAAGAGAAATGGAGGATCCGGGTACGAAGGCGAGCATGAAAGCAATGGCAGCTAGGGCTATATGGTATCTTGCTAAAGGGAATTCGGGAATTTGTAAGAGTATATGTGAATCGCGTGCATTGTTGTGTTTTTCGGTTCTTTTAGAGAAAGGAACACCGGAAATTCGATACAATTCAGCAATGGCAGTGATGGAAATCACTGCCGTTGCTGAAAGGGATGCTGATCTTAGACGATCAGCATTCAAGCCGAGTTCACCTGCTTGCAAATCGGTGGTTGATCAGCTGTTAAGGGTTATAGAGCAAGGTGATTCAGAGCTTTTGATTCCTTGTATTAGGGCAATTGGGAATCTGGCCCGAATATTTCGAGCTACTGAGACTCGAATGATCGGGCCATTGGTTCAACTTCTGGATGAGCGAGAGCCAGAAGTTGAACGTGAAGCGGTATTGGCCTTAACCAAGTTCGCGGGTAAAAACTACCTGCAAGTAGATCACTCGAAGGCGATACTAGCTGCTGGCGGAGTAAAACATTTGATACAACTGGTGTATTTCGGAGAACAGCAAATTGTGCAGATCCCGGCATTGGAGCTCCTATCGTACATCGCATTGCACGTTCCTGATAGTGAGGAATTGGCTCGAAACGACGTGCTTAAGGTTGTGGAATGGGCATCAAAACAAGCTCATATGGTGCAAGATGAAACAAGAGAAAAATTGGTGTTAGAAGCTAAGGAGAAGTTGGAACCTTACCATGATAAAAGAACAAGGTGA